One Candidatus Zixiibacteriota bacterium genomic window carries:
- a CDS encoding BamA/TamA family outer membrane protein: protein MELSNGASPDNRVDASGLAVRSALSALLFGLAILVGLRGDPALAGKVVQADYSAFEGLTIIRIEISGNQHTKEVIIRRELLTEAGDSLNLATMQSDLVRLTKLPTFSAVQIVPRREGDGVVYAVTVDETARFIPTILPGNSEENGWYAGPIISTPNWLGRAITASVSAQWGGITKYSFSATSPWLLPARHQLSVSVGQFYQEREDKVRESQEITSSSSIRAVFYPGRRRILSIGLGFQYLRTMSSKPGITLSPTNHDHLYRPELLLRINSIEDPLDPRCGWVGGFQERTTGGLLGGDGDTWRTQVDIARYQPITERSVLAVGAVFDHQTGVVDEDIPGYLVYLLGGGSSVRGYSRTELGKVLYGKNQFLATAEYGYCILSPRQFMLFGKSFLSFRAGLNIVGFIDYGVAWTDAEDLNMDRSRTGFGIGLHAMVPGIERIRLDLGISQDGELEIHIGTRSKLDAQR, encoded by the coding sequence ATGGAGCTGTCGAATGGAGCCAGTCCCGATAACCGGGTCGACGCCTCCGGCCTGGCGGTCCGCAGTGCGCTATCGGCGTTGCTGTTCGGTCTGGCAATACTTGTAGGTCTCCGCGGCGATCCAGCTCTCGCAGGGAAAGTAGTCCAGGCTGACTACTCGGCATTCGAGGGGCTCACGATCATCAGGATCGAGATCTCAGGCAATCAGCACACTAAAGAAGTAATCATTCGCCGCGAACTGCTGACAGAGGCGGGAGACTCGCTGAACCTGGCCACCATGCAGTCAGACCTGGTTCGACTCACGAAGTTGCCGACGTTCAGCGCAGTCCAGATAGTGCCGAGGCGGGAAGGCGACGGAGTCGTGTACGCCGTTACCGTCGATGAAACGGCCCGGTTTATTCCTACCATCCTGCCCGGCAACAGCGAGGAAAACGGCTGGTATGCCGGGCCGATAATATCGACGCCCAACTGGCTCGGCCGGGCGATCACTGCCAGCGTCTCGGCCCAGTGGGGCGGGATCACAAAGTACTCCTTTTCAGCGACCAGTCCGTGGCTTCTGCCCGCACGCCATCAACTCTCTGTCTCGGTAGGACAATTTTATCAGGAGCGGGAAGACAAGGTCCGCGAGAGCCAGGAGATTACATCGTCCTCCAGCATTCGCGCCGTGTTCTACCCGGGGCGAAGGCGCATCCTCAGCATCGGACTCGGATTCCAGTATCTGCGGACGATGAGCAGCAAACCCGGCATAACGCTCTCCCCGACCAATCACGACCACTTGTATCGCCCCGAATTGCTCCTGCGGATCAATTCCATAGAGGATCCGCTTGATCCCCGGTGCGGCTGGGTCGGCGGTTTTCAGGAAAGGACAACGGGCGGGCTTCTCGGCGGCGATGGCGACACCTGGCGCACGCAGGTGGACATCGCCCGCTACCAACCCATCACGGAAAGAAGCGTCCTCGCCGTGGGAGCGGTCTTCGACCACCAGACCGGTGTCGTCGATGAAGACATCCCGGGGTACCTCGTGTATCTCCTCGGCGGCGGGAGCAGCGTTCGCGGCTACTCACGCACTGAACTGGGCAAGGTACTCTACGGCAAGAACCAGTTTCTGGCCACGGCCGAGTACGGCTACTGCATTTTGAGCCCCCGGCAATTCATGCTGTTCGGTAAGTCATTCCTGTCGTTTCGCGCGGGATTAAACATCGTTGGCTTCATCGATTACGGTGTCGCCTGGACCGACGCCGAAGACCTGAACATGGATCGCTCCAGGACGGGCTTCGGTATCGGGTTACATGCCATGGTGCCGGGAATCGAGCGCATTCGCCTCGACCTCGGGATCAGTCAGGACGGCGAGCTGGAAATTCACATCGGAACGCGGTCCAAGCTGGATGCACAGAGGTAA
- a CDS encoding DUF481 domain-containing protein: MHLFNANDWRLSLSSDISLTCRLFFRVPDAEYLHDAEQNLSYRATVGAGAGHDLIKTPRTELQVSVAPAL; the protein is encoded by the coding sequence GTGCATCTCTTCAACGCAAATGACTGGCGTCTGTCGCTCAGTTCCGATATCTCCCTTACGTGCCGGCTATTCTTCCGCGTGCCCGATGCCGAGTATCTTCACGATGCCGAGCAAAACCTCTCGTACCGCGCAACCGTGGGCGCTGGCGCCGGGCACGATTTGATCAAGACCCCCCGCACCGAATTACAGGTGTCGGTCGCACCGGCGCTTTAG
- a CDS encoding DUF481 domain-containing protein codes for MLWGAEFRTDLIKQLDFAFEYRGQFTGSGSGSNIHHSVSTLQFEVHERLTLDLSFTWDCVAEPEPDENGVTPEKDDIKIVTSLGVHF; via the coding sequence ATGCTGTGGGGCGCCGAATTCCGCACTGATCTGATCAAGCAGCTTGACTTCGCCTTCGAATACCGCGGCCAGTTCACCGGCAGCGGTTCGGGCAGCAACATCCACCATTCCGTGTCCACGCTGCAGTTCGAGGTTCACGAGCGGCTGACTCTCGACTTGTCGTTCACCTGGGACTGCGTCGCCGAGCCCGAGCCGGATGAGAATGGGGTGACGCCGGAGAAGGACGACATCAAGATTGTCACCTCGCTCGGGGTGCACTTCTGA